A region from the Leptospirillum ferriphilum ML-04 genome encodes:
- a CDS encoding TrbC/VirB2 family protein, translating into MQSEKVTLFIQNYGENSLITTFANNIANFVVYGLGGFLFILGMARAGFAMKSHDADGIRQGVMTIAGGSLVLMSKAIWDTLTTWAGF; encoded by the coding sequence ATGCAGAGCGAGAAAGTCACCCTTTTCATCCAGAATTATGGAGAAAACTCCCTCATCACAACCTTTGCCAACAATATTGCCAATTTCGTGGTGTACGGTCTCGGAGGATTCCTCTTCATTCTGGGAATGGCCCGCGCCGGGTTTGCCATGAAGTCCCATGACGCCGACGGGATCCGCCAGGGTGTCATGACAATCGCCGGCGGTTCCCTTGTTCTGATGTCCAAAGCCATCTGGGACACCCTCACAACCTGGGCGGGATTTTGA
- a CDS encoding NAD(P)-dependent oxidoreductase codes for MAETMIGWAGIGSMGVRMVRRLLDNGIPVTGYNRTAGRLPSHPLFHAAHTPADIAEKSDLIFLMVTDGSASRALLEGPDGIARGLRPGSLVINMSTIAPEEAQEEALSLLAKGAGYLDVPVSGSLVPAEKGELLLLAGGDGAALERARPILLHFGKKILHFGPTGSGMKAKLVINLLLASHVESLVQTVLVGESLGLDGHQVLGMILDSPLATPFYQIKRANLEKRSYDKAFSARLMAKDLDLLSLTLLRNRTPASLPFELGRHFRELVESGRGEEDVSALYEYFRDRILRK; via the coding sequence ATGGCGGAAACGATGATCGGATGGGCCGGAATCGGCAGCATGGGCGTCCGCATGGTCCGACGGCTTCTCGACAACGGAATCCCGGTGACCGGTTACAACAGAACGGCCGGACGGCTTCCCTCCCACCCTCTTTTTCATGCGGCGCACACCCCTGCCGACATTGCCGAAAAATCGGACCTGATCTTTCTGATGGTGACAGACGGCTCCGCGTCAAGGGCGCTTCTGGAAGGCCCGGACGGGATCGCCAGAGGCCTTCGTCCGGGGTCTCTGGTGATCAACATGTCGACGATCGCGCCGGAAGAGGCCCAGGAGGAGGCTCTCTCCCTTCTTGCCAAAGGGGCCGGATATCTCGATGTTCCGGTATCGGGCTCCCTTGTTCCCGCGGAAAAGGGCGAGCTTCTCCTGTTGGCCGGCGGGGACGGGGCCGCCCTGGAGAGAGCCCGTCCCATCCTTTTGCACTTCGGAAAAAAGATTCTCCATTTCGGTCCGACGGGATCCGGGATGAAGGCAAAACTCGTCATCAACCTTCTCCTGGCCTCCCATGTCGAGTCTCTGGTGCAGACGGTCCTGGTCGGGGAGTCTCTGGGCCTCGATGGACACCAGGTTCTCGGGATGATTCTGGACAGTCCCCTGGCCACACCCTTCTACCAGATCAAACGGGCAAATCTTGAAAAACGGTCTTACGACAAAGCCTTCTCGGCCCGTCTGATGGCCAAGGACCTGGATCTCCTTTCCCTGACCCTGCTCCGGAACAGGACACCCGCCTCCCTCCCCTTCGAACTGGGACGCCATTTTCGGGAACTTGTCGAATCCGGACGGGGGGAAGAGGATGTCTCGGCACTCTATGAATACTTCCGGGACCGGATCTTGCGGAAATGA
- a CDS encoding ABC transporter ATP-binding protein, whose product MIGNPSREEAPTVGLGVRLEGVRKWYGERRREERPALHIPQLEIRGGEWVVLMGDSGSGKSTLLNLVGGVDLPDEGTIHLGEAPLNRLAERERTLFRRKNMGFVFQFFNLFPTLSVRENILLPLGLQGRNDPLAVRRLLEEVGLSGMEHRAPSELSGGEQQRVALARALVHRPRLILADEPTGSLDHRTGNVVLSLLQRLHREYRPTIVMSTHSQEAASFGGRVLHIRDGEILEPRTPATA is encoded by the coding sequence ATGATCGGGAACCCGTCCCGGGAGGAAGCACCGACTGTCGGCCTCGGGGTCCGGCTGGAAGGTGTCCGGAAATGGTATGGGGAAAGAAGAAGAGAGGAGCGACCGGCCCTCCATATCCCCCAGCTTGAAATCCGGGGAGGGGAATGGGTTGTCCTGATGGGGGATTCCGGTTCGGGGAAATCGACACTCCTGAACCTGGTCGGCGGTGTCGATCTGCCGGATGAGGGAACGATCCATCTCGGAGAGGCTCCCCTGAATCGTCTTGCGGAACGGGAGAGAACCCTGTTTCGCCGGAAGAATATGGGCTTTGTTTTTCAGTTCTTCAACCTGTTCCCCACACTTTCCGTGCGCGAAAACATCCTTCTTCCCCTGGGACTCCAGGGACGAAACGATCCTCTTGCGGTGCGTCGTCTTCTGGAAGAGGTCGGTCTCTCCGGAATGGAGCACCGGGCCCCTTCGGAACTCTCCGGGGGAGAGCAGCAGAGGGTTGCTCTGGCGCGGGCACTCGTCCATCGGCCCCGTCTCATCCTGGCGGATGAACCGACCGGTTCCCTCGACCACCGGACGGGGAACGTCGTTCTTTCCCTCCTGCAACGACTTCACCGGGAATACCGTCCGACGATCGTCATGTCCACCCACAGTCAGGAAGCGGCCTCCTTTGGCGGCCGGGTCCTGCACATCCGGGACGGAGAAATCCTGGAGCCCCGGACACCGGCGACCGCCTGA
- a CDS encoding ABC transporter permease, with protein MKSFLFLLRYSALSLVRHRWVFLLTLLGVSTGTAVVTAVLLANKSALLSFQNAVSHVQGKTDYSVRSSAGDLFSDRVLDRLERLSPAPPLSLSPLLSRTVRYNGSLFWIRGVDFLGSVDRLSRGGSFAGLIREGAYLPPGGLRKFHLHPGDRMRVLYGTRLIDVPVLGEIPRSESVSLIPDNTLFMDLAWAQMMFDLPGKISRIDLSWQTSPPSRPWKALWKDEIRHALGPSLVLVSDREKHKEFSRLLFSYRSNLFALSLVSLIVGMFLIYNTLSLLTLQGRKTFSTLRLLGVTPREIQAIVLLEGGIIGLGGGLLGIIGGHLLSRLTIGAVARTLDTLYLPVGILPHFRTTSEDFEVWALTVLASLASSVFPAREALRLPPVFSQHRTTLESAKTSGRGRSLFLGGLAFLTGLLFLDLPPIHGFPLFGYLGALLWVFSASLAVPSCVGWLSRILRGVQRLSGRESSPGLLALSHFESGVSRSQIAISSVMIGLSMMTGIVILVHSFEMTLNLWISQNLVADLYVKPLSCQEAVCRERLDPADVRAIRNHPGVDFVARFASFPALYRGHPVWEGFTELEKLSRRAPLSLETAHPQKILQDFFQGKGVLVSESFAYHFGKHPGDSLTLPTPHGPLRTVVLAVYRDYSSEQGIVLFPWKELAPLFDTNSPTNVSVFLKSPEASDAVQSFLLHDLPGHPNLFVRSQPQLKKRVMRIFHQSFAITYALLGISLVVSVIGVGNTLLMLLVERKEEFRLMRAMGFSFNDIRKMLLLEALWMSLTGTLLGLVLGTGVGWIIVHVINRQAFGWTILWSWPGRTILLLALALLVVSTLASLLPSLILGRRNGLNRGTPNE; from the coding sequence GTGAAATCCTTCCTTTTTCTCCTGCGCTATTCCGCTCTTTCCCTTGTCCGTCACCGGTGGGTCTTTCTCCTGACATTGCTGGGTGTTTCGACGGGCACCGCGGTTGTAACCGCGGTGCTGCTGGCAAACAAGAGCGCCCTGTTGTCTTTTCAGAATGCCGTCTCCCACGTCCAGGGGAAGACGGACTATTCCGTCCGGAGTTCCGCCGGTGACCTGTTTTCGGATCGCGTTCTCGACCGTCTGGAGCGACTCTCTCCTGCCCCTCCACTCTCTCTTTCTCCGCTTTTGAGCCGGACGGTCCGTTACAACGGCTCCCTGTTCTGGATCCGGGGCGTGGATTTTCTCGGTTCGGTCGACCGCCTTTCTCGTGGAGGCTCATTTGCCGGGCTGATCCGGGAGGGAGCCTATCTTCCGCCGGGAGGACTCCGGAAATTTCATCTGCATCCGGGCGACCGGATGCGGGTGCTTTATGGAACCCGGTTGATCGATGTGCCCGTCCTGGGGGAAATTCCCCGGTCAGAATCGGTCTCCCTGATTCCCGACAACACTCTTTTCATGGACTTGGCCTGGGCCCAGATGATGTTCGATCTTCCCGGCAAAATCAGCCGGATCGATCTCTCCTGGCAGACGTCCCCACCCTCCCGACCCTGGAAGGCGCTCTGGAAGGATGAGATCCGGCATGCTCTGGGCCCTTCTCTCGTGCTTGTGAGCGATCGGGAAAAACACAAGGAATTCTCGCGTCTTCTTTTCTCCTATCGCTCCAATCTGTTCGCGCTCAGTCTGGTCTCCCTCATCGTCGGAATGTTCCTGATCTACAACACCCTTTCCCTTCTGACACTGCAGGGGAGAAAAACATTTTCGACATTGCGTCTCTTGGGTGTCACCCCCCGGGAAATACAGGCGATCGTTCTTCTGGAGGGCGGGATCATCGGTCTTGGAGGTGGACTCCTGGGAATCATCGGCGGCCATCTTCTCTCAAGGCTGACGATCGGCGCCGTGGCCCGGACGCTGGACACCCTCTATCTGCCGGTCGGAATCCTGCCCCACTTTCGGACCACCTCCGAAGACTTCGAAGTCTGGGCCCTGACAGTGCTCGCCTCCCTGGCCTCGAGTGTCTTTCCGGCCAGGGAAGCCCTCCGTCTTCCACCGGTCTTCTCCCAGCACCGGACCACCCTCGAATCGGCAAAAACATCCGGCCGGGGCAGAAGCCTCTTTTTGGGAGGACTGGCGTTTCTCACGGGCCTTCTTTTTCTGGATCTTCCTCCCATCCATGGGTTCCCGCTGTTCGGGTATCTGGGAGCCCTGCTCTGGGTCTTCTCCGCCAGCCTTGCCGTGCCGTCCTGTGTCGGCTGGCTGTCCCGGATTCTCCGGGGAGTTCAGCGTCTATCGGGGCGGGAATCGTCTCCGGGATTACTGGCTCTGTCTCACTTCGAGTCCGGGGTCTCCAGAAGCCAGATCGCCATATCCTCGGTCATGATCGGGTTGTCCATGATGACCGGCATCGTCATTCTTGTGCACTCCTTTGAAATGACTCTGAATCTCTGGATTTCCCAGAATCTTGTCGCGGATCTTTACGTCAAGCCCTTGTCCTGCCAGGAAGCGGTCTGCCGGGAGAGGCTCGACCCGGCCGATGTCCGGGCCATCCGGAATCATCCCGGAGTCGACTTTGTCGCCCGATTTGCCTCTTTTCCCGCCCTGTACCGGGGTCATCCGGTCTGGGAGGGGTTTACCGAGCTGGAAAAGCTGTCCCGAAGGGCCCCTCTCTCCCTGGAGACCGCCCATCCCCAAAAAATCCTGCAGGATTTTTTCCAGGGGAAGGGTGTTCTGGTCTCCGAAAGTTTTGCCTATCACTTCGGAAAACATCCGGGAGACTCCCTGACTCTTCCCACCCCCCATGGTCCGCTCCGGACAGTTGTTCTTGCCGTCTATCGGGATTATTCCTCCGAACAGGGGATCGTTCTTTTTCCCTGGAAGGAGCTGGCTCCCCTGTTCGACACGAACAGTCCGACCAACGTCTCCGTTTTTCTGAAATCGCCGGAAGCGTCCGACGCGGTTCAGTCGTTTCTTTTGCATGATTTGCCCGGGCATCCGAACCTTTTCGTGCGCTCCCAGCCCCAGCTCAAAAAACGGGTGATGCGCATCTTCCATCAATCCTTCGCAATCACCTACGCTCTTCTCGGGATCAGTCTGGTTGTTTCCGTCATCGGAGTCGGCAATACTCTTCTCATGCTGCTCGTCGAACGCAAAGAAGAATTCCGGCTGATGCGCGCGATGGGGTTTTCGTTCAACGACATCCGGAAGATGCTTCTCCTGGAGGCCCTCTGGATGTCCCTGACCGGAACCCTTCTGGGTCTTGTTCTGGGAACGGGCGTGGGATGGATTATCGTGCACGTCATCAACCGCCAGGCCTTCGGCTGGACGATCCTCTGGTCCTGGCCAGGACGGACAATTCTTCTCCTGGCTCTGGCTCTCCTCGTCGTCTCCACTCTCGCAAGCCTCCTTCCCTCCCTGATCCTCGGACGAAGAAATGGACTCAACAGGGGAACGCCCAATGAATGA
- a CDS encoding carotenoid 1,2-hydratase has product MNDARRAVLFRRIRTALALVFLGSAFVLSSAQAAENGPPEGVFRNHGSYPIEWWYLTGRIRVPGHPGRDGFEGTFFRFNTSWQHPAGRPPSPWEPSRILSFHGAYSDTLHHHFRSTEILSRTFRQAVSLRKKPFRIRLGENVLEVLPDPGHSGERRLHLFEQVGGRLLDVTLKGKGPPLEEGPGGRLVTGPGPGDWAWYLSYPELSLQGRVGRLRSDGRVHWTPVTGVAWFDHEWTGALLGKGQTGWIWLGARLSGKGDLMAFQMQKKDRPDRFQGGTYRMTGHDGDRTVWLSPSGLTFHVFSYWKSPRTGICYPSRLKLDVKSLNTSWDIDPVMKNQELTGRPDYWEGAVNLRDPVSGRREGEGYLELTGFPVSKGPCP; this is encoded by the coding sequence ATGAATGACGCCAGAAGAGCTGTTCTTTTTCGACGGATACGGACGGCCCTGGCGTTGGTTTTCCTCGGTTCCGCATTCGTCCTTTCCTCCGCACAGGCAGCCGAAAACGGTCCGCCGGAAGGGGTTTTTCGAAACCACGGGTCCTATCCGATCGAATGGTGGTATCTGACCGGACGGATTCGGGTCCCGGGTCATCCCGGGCGGGATGGATTCGAGGGAACCTTCTTCCGGTTCAACACCTCCTGGCAGCATCCTGCCGGACGGCCTCCTTCCCCCTGGGAGCCATCCCGGATTCTGTCGTTTCACGGTGCCTACTCCGATACCCTCCACCACCACTTTCGATCCACCGAGATTCTGTCCCGGACCTTTCGCCAGGCGGTTTCCCTTCGCAAGAAACCTTTCCGGATCCGTCTGGGGGAGAACGTTCTGGAGGTTCTTCCGGATCCGGGACATTCCGGAGAGAGACGGCTCCATCTTTTCGAGCAGGTCGGCGGGCGTCTCCTGGATGTGACCCTGAAGGGAAAAGGTCCCCCTCTCGAGGAAGGTCCCGGCGGGCGCCTCGTCACCGGACCGGGACCCGGCGACTGGGCCTGGTATTTGTCGTATCCGGAGTTGTCCCTTCAGGGAAGGGTCGGCCGCTTACGGTCCGATGGACGGGTTCACTGGACCCCGGTCACCGGTGTCGCCTGGTTTGACCACGAATGGACCGGAGCCCTGCTCGGAAAAGGGCAGACCGGATGGATCTGGCTTGGAGCACGGCTCTCCGGAAAAGGCGATCTCATGGCCTTTCAGATGCAGAAAAAAGACAGGCCGGACCGTTTTCAGGGAGGAACCTACCGGATGACCGGTCACGACGGAGACCGGACAGTGTGGCTCTCGCCTTCCGGTCTGACATTCCATGTCTTTTCCTACTGGAAAAGTCCCCGGACGGGGATCTGCTACCCTTCCCGCCTGAAGCTGGACGTGAAGTCCCTCAACACCTCCTGGGACATTGACCCTGTGATGAAGAATCAGGAACTTACGGGGAGACCGGATTACTGGGAAGGGGCCGTGAACCTCCGGGATCCGGTCTCGGGGCGACGGGAGGGAGAGGGGTATCTGGAACTGACAGGATTTCCTGTTTCGAAAGGACCCTGCCCCTAG
- a CDS encoding SemiSWEET family sugar transporter: MDSHEDHPDCRPFGKKNHILLQRPPMTFFHGIDSANMIGFLAGALTTVSFLPQIVKVLKTRDTRSLSVSMYGLFTLGVFLWLVYGWIVHSPPVIFYNALTFLLSAALLAAKIRWH; this comes from the coding sequence ATGGATTCCCACGAGGATCATCCGGATTGTCGTCCTTTCGGGAAAAAAAACCACATCCTTTTGCAACGCCCTCCCATGACATTTTTCCATGGTATCGATTCGGCCAACATGATCGGATTTCTGGCGGGAGCCCTGACCACGGTGTCTTTTCTTCCGCAGATCGTCAAGGTCCTGAAAACCCGGGACACCCGGAGCCTGTCGGTTTCCATGTACGGGCTTTTCACGCTGGGGGTTTTTCTATGGCTCGTCTACGGATGGATTGTGCACTCTCCGCCGGTCATTTTTTATAACGCGTTGACATTTCTTCTTTCCGCGGCCCTTCTGGCAGCTAAAATCCGCTGGCACTAG